In Candidatus Cohnella colombiensis, one DNA window encodes the following:
- a CDS encoding YdiU family protein, with product MGAGWNFDNSYARLPEIMYTRLNPKTVRSPQLCILNDQLAGDLGLDITALRSDEGVAVFGGNRIPEGASPLAQAYAGHQFGHFNMLGDGRALLLGEQVTPQGKRVDIQLKGSGPTPYSRRGDGRAALGPMLREYIISEAMHALGIPTTRSLAVVATGELIYREDQLPGAILTRVASSHLRVGTFQYAANWGNVEQLRTLADYTIQRHYPYIETDDNRYLSLLHEVIKRQAELIAKWQLVGFIHGVMNTDNMALSGETIDYGPCAFMDDYDPATVFSSIDTQGRYAYGNQPPIAGWNLARFAEALLPLLHSDETEAIAIAENALAQFAQLYSANWLTGMRSKLGIFNEEPEDAALIEELLAMLQKYRADYTNTFRELSVNEMRVERGDESSDDRGDSLLYRSEDFTRWRGLWQARLSRQQQSAEDSRNLMRSSNPTIIPRNHRVEEALQAAVEQGDYSVMERLLVAISHPYENSPEQADYMTPPSKSSQPYRTFCGT from the coding sequence ATGGGAGCGGGATGGAACTTTGACAATAGCTATGCTCGTTTGCCGGAAATAATGTACACACGGCTCAATCCGAAGACAGTACGTTCACCGCAACTGTGCATATTGAATGATCAGTTGGCAGGAGACTTAGGACTCGATATTACAGCATTGCGAAGTGATGAGGGAGTAGCAGTCTTTGGGGGAAATAGGATTCCCGAAGGTGCATCTCCTTTAGCTCAAGCGTATGCGGGACATCAATTTGGACATTTCAACATGCTAGGAGACGGTCGGGCACTTTTGCTCGGAGAACAGGTAACTCCTCAAGGTAAAAGGGTTGATATTCAGCTGAAAGGTTCAGGTCCAACGCCATATTCCCGTCGAGGTGATGGCCGAGCAGCGCTGGGGCCGATGCTTCGTGAATACATCATTAGTGAAGCGATGCATGCGCTAGGTATTCCGACGACTCGTAGTTTAGCGGTGGTTGCAACAGGCGAATTGATCTATCGTGAGGACCAACTGCCAGGAGCCATTCTGACCCGCGTAGCATCCAGCCATCTGCGCGTCGGTACATTCCAATACGCAGCAAATTGGGGTAATGTAGAGCAACTACGCACGCTTGCCGACTATACGATACAAAGACATTATCCCTACATCGAGACTGATGATAACCGCTATCTTTCGTTGCTCCACGAAGTCATTAAAAGACAGGCTGAGCTCATTGCAAAATGGCAATTGGTTGGTTTCATACATGGGGTCATGAATACAGATAATATGGCGTTAAGTGGGGAAACGATAGATTATGGCCCGTGTGCCTTCATGGATGACTATGATCCAGCAACGGTATTTAGCTCAATCGATACACAGGGTCGCTATGCTTATGGGAATCAGCCTCCAATTGCCGGTTGGAATCTTGCGAGATTTGCCGAAGCGTTGCTACCTCTGTTGCACTCCGATGAAACGGAAGCGATTGCGATTGCCGAGAATGCGTTAGCTCAATTTGCCCAGTTATATTCAGCTAATTGGCTTACAGGTATGAGATCGAAGCTCGGGATATTTAACGAGGAGCCAGAGGATGCGGCTCTAATCGAAGAACTTCTAGCGATGCTGCAGAAGTATCGGGCGGATTACACGAATACTTTTCGTGAACTATCCGTCAATGAGATGAGAGTTGAGAGGGGAGACGAGTCGAGTGACGATCGGGGAGATTCGCTCCTGTATCGCTCAGAGGATTTTACAAGGTGGCGTGGGCTTTGGCAGGCCAGACTGAGCAGGCAGCAGCAATCTGCGGAAGACTCTCGCAATCTCATGCGCAGCAGCAATCCGACAATCATCCCGCGTAACCATCGTGTTGAAGAGGCGCTTCAGGCAGCGGTGGAGCAAGGGGACTACAGCGTGATGGAGCGACTTCTGGTTGCAATATCGCATCCATACGAGAATTCGCCTGAACAAGCTGATTATATGACACCACCTTCAAAATCGTCTCAACCATATAGAACATTTTGCGGCACCTAA
- a CDS encoding NAD(P)H-dependent oxidoreductase, whose protein sequence is MGIISKLFGAKKEDEQTMAKLKIGIILGSTREGRVSPQVGAWVKELADKRGDANYEIIDIADYKLPLLGEAGGDASNVTAWSEKIAGCDGFVFIVQEYNHSITGALKNALDYLRAEWNNKAAGIVSYGSVGGARAAEHLRGIMGELLIADVRVHPALSLFTDFENGTVFKPAAVQADSVNQMLDQVIPWSKALFTIR, encoded by the coding sequence ATGGGTATTATAAGTAAATTATTTGGAGCAAAGAAAGAGGATGAACAAACAATGGCTAAATTAAAAATAGGTATTATTCTAGGTTCAACACGTGAAGGAAGAGTAAGTCCACAAGTAGGGGCATGGGTTAAAGAGTTAGCAGACAAACGCGGTGATGCAAATTACGAGATCATTGATATTGCAGATTACAAACTACCATTATTAGGTGAAGCTGGTGGTGATGCATCGAATGTGACAGCATGGTCTGAAAAAATTGCAGGCTGCGACGGATTCGTATTCATCGTTCAAGAATATAACCATTCCATCACCGGTGCATTGAAGAATGCATTAGATTATCTTCGCGCAGAGTGGAACAACAAAGCAGCAGGTATCGTATCTTATGGTTCAGTAGGTGGTGCACGTGCAGCAGAACATTTGCGTGGCATTATGGGTGAGTTATTAATTGCAGATGTTCGTGTTCACCCAGCATTATCATTATTCACAGACTTTGAGAACGGTACAGTCTTTAAGCCAGCAGCTGTTCAAGCGGATTCAGTGAATCAAATGTTAGATCAAGTCATTCCTTGGTCAAAAGCATTGTTCACAATTCGCTAA
- a CDS encoding LysR family transcriptional regulator, giving the protein MEFNDLKIFQTVATHGSVSKAALELNYVQSNVTARIKLLEKELRTPLFYRHKRGMILNPEGKRLLEHSREILSRMEEMKHIFEDKSNPTGILEIGIVETVNALPGILSSYYSKYPNVELSLKTGVTDHLLQQMIDMKLDGAFVTGPIRHPLIEQVEVIQEKLVLVTKEESFSIDEITKRPLLLYNKGCGYRERLESWMKTEGIIPKQIMEFGTFGTIIGSVAAGIGITIIPESSISDLVANGTVFCHSVPEPYHEITTIFIWRKDSYISSTLQCFIDEIVSRRV; this is encoded by the coding sequence TTGGAATTTAATGATTTGAAAATTTTTCAGACAGTTGCTACACACGGAAGTGTCAGTAAAGCCGCATTGGAGCTAAACTACGTTCAATCCAATGTAACAGCAAGAATAAAGCTGCTGGAGAAAGAGCTTCGGACGCCATTGTTCTATCGGCATAAGCGAGGGATGATCTTAAATCCGGAAGGTAAGCGGTTGTTGGAACATTCGAGGGAGATCTTGTCGAGAATGGAGGAAATGAAACACATATTCGAAGATAAGTCGAACCCCACCGGTATTCTAGAAATCGGGATCGTGGAGACAGTGAATGCTCTACCAGGCATCTTATCCTCTTACTATAGCAAGTACCCCAATGTTGAATTATCATTAAAAACCGGGGTTACCGATCATTTGTTACAACAAATGATTGATATGAAACTGGATGGAGCTTTTGTTACTGGGCCCATCAGGCATCCATTAATCGAGCAGGTTGAGGTTATTCAAGAAAAGCTAGTACTTGTAACAAAGGAGGAATCCTTTTCTATAGATGAAATAACAAAGAGGCCGCTACTGCTATACAATAAAGGTTGCGGATATCGCGAAAGACTGGAAAGCTGGATGAAGACTGAGGGAATAATCCCGAAACAGATCATGGAATTCGGAACGTTCGGGACGATTATAGGTAGCGTAGCTGCAGGAATAGGTATCACGATTATTCCGGAATCATCGATTTCCGATTTGGTTGCTAATGGCACCGTGTTTTGTCATAGCGTACCTGAACCCTATCATGAAATTACGACTATCTTTATTTGGCGCAAAGATTCCTATATATCGAGCACGCTACAATGCTTTATAGATGAAATAGTTTCTCGAAGAGTCTAG